The Prosthecobacter vanneervenii DNA window GTTTTGGCCTTAGAGTACCCGTGCTTCGCTCTTCTTCGTCCGCTTCACCAGTTCGGCGATGATCTGGTCCACCGTGATGCCTTCGGCTTCGGCGTGGAAGGTGGCGACAAGACGATGGCGCAGGGCAGGGGCGGCGAGGGCCTCGATGTCGTCAGTGGTCACATGGGTGCGGCCTTGAAGCAGGGCGCGGACTTTGCCTGCCATGACGAGCATCTGGCTCGCGCGCGGACCTGCACCCCAGCTGAGCATGCTTTTCACATATTCGGAGGCATCCGGCTCGGTGGGACGGGTGGCGCGGACAAGGTCGAGCACAAAGTCGATGACGTGGTCTGGCACAGGCACTTTGCGTGCGAGCTGCTGGGCAGCCTGCAGTTCCTCGGCGGTGATGACGGCTTCGATTTCCTGCGTGGCGCCTCCGGTTGTGCGTGCGATGATCTCGCGCTCGTCATCGCGGGTGGGGTAATCCACCTTGATCAGGAAGAGGAAGCGGTCCTTCTGCGCCTCTGGAAGCGGATAGGTGCCCTCCTGCTCGATGGGGTTCATGGTGGCGAGCACAAAGAAGGGCTTGGGAAGCTCATGCGTGACCTGGCCGACCGTGACGTGCTTTTCCTGCATGGCCTCAAGCAGAGCGGCCTGAGTCTTGGGCGGGGTACGGTTGATTTCGTCCGCGAGGATGATCTGGGAAAAGATGGGGCCCTGCTGGAAGACGAGCTTGCGGCGTCCGGTCTCGGCATCCTCCTGGATGATCTCGGTGCCGGTGATGTCCGCAGGCATGAGATCCGGGGTGAACTGGATGCGCCGGAAGCTCAGGTGCATGGCATCTGCGAGCGATTTGACGAGCAGGGTCTTAGCCAGGCCGGGCACACCTTCCA harbors:
- a CDS encoding AAA family ATPase — its product is MSDSAAAAALVSGYNKLKAALGKRIVGQEAVIEQVFIAIAAGGHSLLEGVPGLAKTLLVKSLADAMHLSFRRIQFTPDLMPADITGTEIIQEDAETGRRKLVFQQGPIFSQIILADEINRTPPKTQAALLEAMQEKHVTVGQVTHELPKPFFVLATMNPIEQEGTYPLPEAQKDRFLFLIKVDYPTRDDEREIIARTTGGATQEIEAVITAEELQAAQQLARKVPVPDHVIDFVLDLVRATRPTEPDASEYVKSMLSWGAGPRASQMLVMAGKVRALLQGRTHVTTDDIEALAAPALRHRLVATFHAEAEGITVDQIIAELVKRTKKSEARVL